Below is a window of Mycoplasma sp. Mirounga ES2805-ORL DNA.
GAAAAAGTTAGGAATAAAATAAAATGTGAAAATTTGAAAAATCAGCTCTTAAACCCGAAACATGAATTTTTAATAATGAACTTAATGTTTGCTTTTGAGGAAGATCAAATGTAGGGAAATCATCATTATTAAATGCTGTTACGAATCAAAAAATTTCTTTTGTTTCAAAAACACCAGGTAGAACGCAGCTAATTAATTATTTTGTAGATATTAACAATAAAATAATTGTCGATTTACCGGGCTATGGATTTGCACAAATGTCAAAAACTAAAATACTTGAAATGAATAAATATGTTGATCTCTTTTTAAAAAATAAAAATATTAGTAAACATCTTTTCCTTCTAATTGATTCTAGAACAGGAATTACAAAAAATGATTTATCTAAAATTAACTTTTTAGAAAAGGAAAAAATACCTTACGATGTAATATATACTAAACTTGATAAATTAAATCAAAAAGAAAAATCTTCATTAATAAAAAAACACGATTTTCTTTTAAAAGAAGAAATAATAAATTCAAATGTTCATTATTTTTTAGTTTCGAGTGAAAAAAATATAAATATGAATGTTTTGGTACAATTTATAGATAACATTTTATATAGTGATATAAACAAAAAAATAGATACAACGATTGAATAGGGGAATATAAATGATGAAAAAGAAAATTATTTTATTAAGTTTACTTTCAGGACTAATTGCAGCTAATGGTATTGGCGCAGCTGTAGCTATATCAAAATTAAATTCGAAATTAAATGCTTCAGACCAAAAAATGTTGGAAAGATATACATTTAAAGCCAAAGATAATTTTAAAGATGAGATGAAAAATCATTTAGCAAGTGAATTTTCACATTCCTCTAATTACAATATATTTAGTATTGAAAATGACAAAAACCCATTTGTTAAATTTAGTCAAAGCGGCCCTAAAAAATATTTTTGGGAAACTACTTTATTGAACCCTAATGTAAATGGTATTGACACTTCAATAATTAATACAGACTCAAATTTTGGTGATAAAAAATTTGAACTAATAAGAGATGATAAAGCACCGCTTGATATATTTGCCTCAAGTAATGGTTTAAATCGTAATTTATTATTCCACTCTTTTGCTAATGATGAAAAGGGAACACTATATCTATACGTTTATGTTGAAGATAAAGAAAATTCTAGAATTGAAAAATTTGAAGATAGAGTAAAAAAATTTGTTGCTAAAAAATTATTTAAGCTTGAAGGTTTTAAAAAATTCAATCCTAAATTGAATAATAACAAAATAACCAGATCAGAATTAAACTCATCATACTTTCAAAAATTTAATTATGAAGAATTTGATTCATTTTCACTGAAAATAACTGAAAGTAATATTCAAAACTTTATTGAAGGTTATATAAGTGAAGAAAATGAGAAAAAAATAAAAGACCTGGAAAAATTGTTGGATTCAGCAAAAACAACCAATAATGAACCAATGATTAAAAAATACTCAGAAGAAATTAAAAAACTAAAAGTTAAAAAACATTTTGAAACATTAGAAGAATTTATGAGTATTTTGCCAACTGATGCTTCAACAACAGATGTAGACAAAATAAATAAAGGAATCAGAAAGGTAAAGGATTATTTTAATTTTAAAGATATAGAACGCAGCGTATATGAAATAGATAAAGCAAAGCCTTTTTGACTTTCAACAAAGAAATCAACAATTAATGGCATATCCAGAGATGTTATTATCTTTCATTATCATCAAAAATTAGTTATTCCTACCGCCGAAGATAACGATCTTTCGCTTGTTAAAAAATATGAAATAGAAGGAACAACTGAAAAAGAAATTGTTTTTAATTGGTTCGACATGAAAAATATAGAAGTTAATTTAGTCACTGGTAAAAACCAAGAAACAAATTCTAATTATCTAATTAGTGAGATAAATCCAACCGATACTAAAACAATTACTTACAACACAAATATTAAAAATGATAATTGAAAAGAAAATGGAGAGTTATCAAAAGGTGTTTATACAGATAAAAATGGAAACATGATAATGACATTAATATTTAAAAACAATGATCTAAATGATAAATATTACTTAACATGAAACTTAAATACTTTTAATGATACATTAGCTAAAAGAGATACTCAAATTTATTCTCCATTAATTTCCTTTGATGAAAAAAATGGAAAAGCAAGATTTATGTATAAAATTAAAGAAAAACATATTTCAGATAAGAACTTTATTGAGAGTCCATTAGTTTACTATGGAATTATTGAAGTAGATAACTTTAAACACTAGCAAAAAGAGCCTTTAATGGCTCTTATTTAAACTTCTTTTAAATAAACTTAAAAACAAATAAGAATTTGTTAAAATGATAGCCCATAATTTTTATAAAATTTATTTACAAGAAAATTAAATCATTTGGAGGAACATATGCAATTATTAATAGAAAAAAGAAGTAAATTGATCGTAACCCTAGGACCAGCTAGCTCTGATTATGACACTCTTAAGAAAATGGTGCTAGCAGGTGCTACTGCTATTAGAGCAAACTTTAGCCACGGAAATAGAAAAGAACAACTTAAAAAATTTGACTTAGCAAGAAAAGTTTCAAAAGAGTTTAATGTTCCAATTTCAATTATATTAGATACAAAAGGACCGGAAATTAGAATTGGAAAAATGAGAGATGGAGCCCAAGAAATAAAAAAAGAGGCTATTATAACTTTGATAACAGATCCAAATAAATTCTCATCATTAGAAGGAACGGATAAAGAAATAGCAGTTTCTTATGATATGAGTAAGGATGTTAAACCTGGAGATCTTATCTTGTTTGATGATGGAAAATTACAAGCATTAGTTTTAGAAACTAAAAAAAATAATGTGATAATTAAGACCATTAATCAACACAAATTAATAACAAATAAACGTATCAATTTACCAGGAGTCGATTTTTCATTGCCATTTCTAAGCGAAAAAGACAAAGATGATATAGCCTTCGGCGTTAAACATGGAATTAATTATGTTGCTGCTTCTTTTGTTAACAGTGCTAAAAATGTTAGAGAATTAAGAGATTATTTAAATTCAATAGATGGTGAACATGTAAAGATAATTTCAAAAATTGAAAGTGACTTAGGAATAAAAAACATTGATGAAATTATTAGAGAAACTGATGCTTTAATGATTGCAAGAGGTGATCTAGGTTTAGAAATTAACTTTTATGATGTTCCAGTTCAAGAAAAATTTATGATCAGAAAATGTAGAGAAGCTGGTAAACCAGTTATTGTCGCTACACAAATGTTAGACTCAATGGAACATAGTCCAAATCCAACAAGAGCTGAAGTAACAGATGTTTTTTATGCCACTGAATTAGGCGCTGACTCCACAATGCTTTCAGGAGAAAGTGCAACAGGTTTATTCCCAGTTAAAACTGTTGAAGTTATGTCGCAAATTAATAAAAGAGCTGAAAACGAATTTTATAATACCGCTTATTATGATGACCAACTAGAACAAATTAGAAAAAATTCAGATAGAAATTTTGATCATTCGAGGGTTGCTTATAGAGTTGCGAATAGGGCTAGATATGGTGAATATAGATTTACAATTGTTCTTTCAGATACTGGAAGATTGCTAAGTGAAGTTGCAAAATTTAGACCCAACACAATTATCATAGGCATCATTAATGATGAAAAATTAATAAACAGTTTTGGGGTTACCTATGGAGTGTGAAACTCAGTTGATAGCAAAAAACTATTTAAAAAAATCAAACGCGATTTCAAATATGCTAAGGATGCATTGAAACCATATAATGTTGAAAAAGGAGAAAAATTCCTTATTGTTGAACAAGGAAATGTTCTAGAAATGACTGTTTAACTAGATTAACAATTTAAAGGCTGTAATGAATTTTAGTTTAAAAGTAAAAAATGAAATACTGACAAGAAATAATAATAGAATTCAAAACCTTGAATTAATCAAAGGTTTCATTTTTTCTAACGCTATTAAGGAAAATGGATATTATAAATTATCAATTAGAGGTAAAGAAGTTAGAAAATTATTCATAAATTGTCTAAAAAAAGAACACATAGAATACAAACTAAATTCAATTTATATTATGATTAAATTTGAAGATATTAATTTAGAAAAAACAATAGAGCAACCCCCATTCTTCTTTGCTGGTGTATTTGCTGGAGGAGGCAGTGTAAATAAATTAAATACACCTTCATACCATCTAGAATTAACAAGTCATTACTTAGAATATATTGACTTAATTCAAGAAAAATTAAATAAATACAGTTTTGGTTTTGTTCAAATTAAACACCAAAATAAGTATGTAATTTATATTAAGAAACACGAGAAAATATCTGATTTTTTAAAAGCTATTTTGACTTTTAATTCCTTATTTAATTTTGAAGAATCAATAATAAAAAGAGATTTTGAAAATAATGTTAATAGAATAAACAATATTGATCTAAGCAACATTAAAAAAATAATTAATTCAAATTCAAAAATCATTAATAATTTTCAATTTATAAAAGAAAATAATATGCTTGATAAATTGAAACCTAAAGAAATTGTTTTTTTTGAGTTATTATCAGAAAATAGTTCAGAAAGTTTAGTTAATCTTGTAGGTATATTAAATGAAAAACACAATATCCAAATAACGAAAAGCGGACTTTACCACTGGATTAAGAAATTGGATAAAATAGCAAATAAAATTAAATAATTTTAATGCTTTATAATAATCTATTCCTATACTTGGAATATTTTTGCTTATTACATTGCGCATTTCATAAAAGAAAAAAATAAAAAACCGTCTTCGATTTACCATTTAGTATAATTTTATTATTTAAATCATTAATGAGATTTATGATAAGAAAAAATTAATTAATTTTTTGACTAAATTGTGTTTGATTAGTTGTTTTGCCTTTAGCAGCTGTTAGTTGTAATATGTTTGGAAATGATGGCGAACATCCAAATACTAATCCTAATGTCTCTGAACCTAATCCATTGCCTAAAGATGGGACAAAACCAGATACAAATCATGAAAACAAAGATGGATATGTTTATTTTAAATCTACAAATCAAAAATATTTAAAAACTAATAATAACTATTACTTTAAAGAATTGAAATATAGACCACAAGTTGTTAAAAATGATGATTATTTAAATGGGGAATGAAAGAGATTTAGACCTAGAG
It encodes the following:
- the whiA gene encoding DNA-binding protein WhiA, encoding MNFSLKVKNEILTRNNNRIQNLELIKGFIFSNAIKENGYYKLSIRGKEVRKLFINCLKKEHIEYKLNSIYIMIKFEDINLEKTIEQPPFFFAGVFAGGGSVNKLNTPSYHLELTSHYLEYIDLIQEKLNKYSFGFVQIKHQNKYVIYIKKHEKISDFLKAILTFNSLFNFEESIIKRDFENNVNRINNIDLSNIKKIINSNSKIINNFQFIKENNMLDKLKPKEIVFFELLSENSSESLVNLVGILNEKHNIQITKSGLYHWIKKLDKIANKIK
- the yihA gene encoding ribosome biogenesis GTP-binding protein YihA/YsxC; this translates as MWKFEKSALKPETWIFNNELNVCFWGRSNVGKSSLLNAVTNQKISFVSKTPGRTQLINYFVDINNKIIVDLPGYGFAQMSKTKILEMNKYVDLFLKNKNISKHLFLLIDSRTGITKNDLSKINFLEKEKIPYDVIYTKLDKLNQKEKSSLIKKHDFLLKEEIINSNVHYFLVSSEKNINMNVLVQFIDNILYSDINKKIDTTIE
- a CDS encoding MAG1430 family protein, which translates into the protein MMKKKIILLSLLSGLIAANGIGAAVAISKLNSKLNASDQKMLERYTFKAKDNFKDEMKNHLASEFSHSSNYNIFSIENDKNPFVKFSQSGPKKYFWETTLLNPNVNGIDTSIINTDSNFGDKKFELIRDDKAPLDIFASSNGLNRNLLFHSFANDEKGTLYLYVYVEDKENSRIEKFEDRVKKFVAKKLFKLEGFKKFNPKLNNNKITRSELNSSYFQKFNYEEFDSFSLKITESNIQNFIEGYISEENEKKIKDLEKLLDSAKTTNNEPMIKKYSEEIKKLKVKKHFETLEEFMSILPTDASTTDVDKINKGIRKVKDYFNFKDIERSVYEIDKAKPFWLSTKKSTINGISRDVIIFHYHQKLVIPTAEDNDLSLVKKYEIEGTTEKEIVFNWFDMKNIEVNLVTGKNQETNSNYLISEINPTDTKTITYNTNIKNDNWKENGELSKGVYTDKNGNMIMTLIFKNNDLNDKYYLTWNLNTFNDTLAKRDTQIYSPLISFDEKNGKARFMYKIKEKHISDKNFIESPLVYYGIIEVDNFKH
- the pyk gene encoding pyruvate kinase — encoded protein: MQLLIEKRSKLIVTLGPASSDYDTLKKMVLAGATAIRANFSHGNRKEQLKKFDLARKVSKEFNVPISIILDTKGPEIRIGKMRDGAQEIKKEAIITLITDPNKFSSLEGTDKEIAVSYDMSKDVKPGDLILFDDGKLQALVLETKKNNVIIKTINQHKLITNKRINLPGVDFSLPFLSEKDKDDIAFGVKHGINYVAASFVNSAKNVRELRDYLNSIDGEHVKIISKIESDLGIKNIDEIIRETDALMIARGDLGLEINFYDVPVQEKFMIRKCREAGKPVIVATQMLDSMEHSPNPTRAEVTDVFYATELGADSTMLSGESATGLFPVKTVEVMSQINKRAENEFYNTAYYDDQLEQIRKNSDRNFDHSRVAYRVANRARYGEYRFTIVLSDTGRLLSEVAKFRPNTIIIGIINDEKLINSFGVTYGVWNSVDSKKLFKKIKRDFKYAKDALKPYNVEKGEKFLIVEQGNVLEMTV